CGCCTGCGCCGCCTCGTGCGACGATTATCTGATCCCGTCGAGCATCCTGAACGCGACGGTATCGGGCCTGGTGAGCCGCACCGTCATGCCCGACGATCTGGGCGCGGACGATTTCCACGGCTGTGTTTTCTATGCGGACTTTGCCGGCATCGACCGCTCGCAGGCGTTCGCTGATAATTTGATCGCGCTGGCGCTGGCGGCGGATGCCGCCGAGGCGCCGCCCGTGGATGCACATGCGGCGCGCGAACGCTCGCAAGCCTATCTCGGCGCCGCGATGGGGCGCTACGGCGTGCCCGACATCAACCTCGTCAAGCCGGGCATCGGCGAAGCCACGCGCGTGCTGCTGCGGCGCGTGCCGCGCCTGGTCATACTGCGCGAGGCGGATGCGCCGGATGTGGCGCACCTGGCCGCGCTGGCCGAAGAAAAACAGGTCCCGGTCGAGATCGACCCGAGCCTGCCCTACCACGCAGTATCCCTGATCAGGAGTGCATCCGATGGCTAAATCACTGGGCGCGTCGTTGTACGTGCCGGCCAATCACAAGGACCTGGCGGAGATCGCCAATGGCGACCTGATCCCGCAGGCGCGGTCGCTGATCTTCTGCACGGAGGACGCCATCGCCGACCGGGAGCTGAGCTATTCGCTGTTCAACCTGTCGGTGGTGCTGGCCAATATGCGCGTGGACGTGGCGGCCGACCGCTTCGTCCGGGTACGCAATACCGAAGTGCTCGAGCGCGTGCTGGCGATGCCGGGCGCCGACAAGCTCACCGGTTTCGTGCTGCCCAAGATCACGCGCCACAACTTCGACAACTACTACCGGCTCCTGCGCCACACCGAGCACGTGCTGATGCCGACGCTGGAAACGGCCGAAGCCTTTGACGACCAGGAGATGCAGGGCCTGCGCGCGGTGCTCGAAGCGCCCGGCGTACGTCATCGCATCCTGGCGCTGCGCATCGGCGGCAACGACCTGCTGGCGCTGCTGGGCCTGCGCCGGCCGCGCGGCATGACGCTGTACCGCACGCCGCTGGGCCCCGTCATCTCGCGACTGGTCACCACGTTCCGGCCCTACGGTTTCATGCTGACCGCGCCCGTGTTCGAGTACCTGGATCTGCCCGAGCTGCTGGACCAGGAAGTCATCGAAGACCTGGCGCACGGCATGATCGGCAAGACCGCCATCCATCCGACCCAGATCGCGCCGATCGAGCAGCACTTCAAGGTGTCGCCGCAAGACCTGGCGGTGGCGCGCGCGATTCTCGACCAGTCGGCACCGGCCGTGTTTCGCATGAACGACGCCATGTGCGAAGTCGCCACCCATCGCGCCTGGGCCGAACGCACGGTCGAGCAATCGCGCCTGTTCGGTTTCCACGGCGCCGAACTGGATCACAAACCATTCCTGGAAGGGGAACCCTCATGAACATGACCACCTATTCGCGCGGCCAGAAAGGCAAGCTGGCCGATCTGGGCAGCGGCCACGTCTTCAATGTCGACGTCGAGATTGCCGCCAACGGCGCCTCGGTCGATGTCTCCTGCTTCGGCCTGGACGCCAACGACAAGCTGTCCGATGACCGCTACATGGTCTTCTACAACCAGCTGGCCAGCCCGGAAGGCGCGGTGCGCCTGAACCAGTCACCGGGCCGCGCCAGCTTCGCCGTGAACCTCGACCAGCTGCCGGCATCGATCGCCAAGCTGGTGTTCGTCGCCGCGATCGACGGCGCGGCCAGCATGCGCACCCTGGGCGCGAGCTCGCTCACGCTGGGCAGCGCGCTGCGCTTCCCGTGGTCGGGCGCCGACTTCGGCGACGAAAAAGCCGTGATCGTGGCCGAGCTGTATCGCCGCGACGGCCAGTGGCGCTTCGGCGCGGTCGGCCAGGGTTTTGCCGGCGGCCTGTCGACGCTGCTCGCGCACTTTGGCGGTGCCGAGGCGGGATCGTCAGCGAAGCCGGCAACGCCAGCGCCGACGCCGACACCTGCTCCCGTCGCGACGCCAGCCGCGCCACGCGTCTCGCTGTCGAAGATCACGCTCGACAAGCGCGGCGACAAGGTCTCACTCGACAAGCGCGCAGGCGGCGGCTATGGCCGTATCCACGTCAACCTGAACTGGAACCAGGCCGCAATCGCGCCGCCACCGGCGCCGTCCACGCCGCCACCGGCCGCCGCAGCCCGGGGCGGCGGCTTCCTCGACCGCCTGACCAGCATGGCCGGCGACCTCGCGCACAAGGCCGGCGAGATGGCCAACAAGGCGCAAGCGTCACGCAAGGGCCGCACAGGCATCGACCTCGATTTGGGCTGCATGTATGAGCTGACGGATGGCCGCCGGGGGCTGGTGCAGGCACTGGGCAACACGTTCGGCGACTACGAGCGCGATCCATTCATCAAGCTCGACGCCGACGACCGCACGGGCGCCGCCGCGAATGGCGAAAACCTATTCATCAACGGCGAGCGCTTCGACCAGATCAAGCGCGCCGTGATCTTCTCGTTCATCTACGAAGGCGCCGCCAACTGGAGCGTGACCAATGGCGTGGTAACGATCACCGCACCAGGCCAGGCGCCAGTGGAAGTCAAGCTCGACGGCGGCGACCGCCAGATCATGTGCGCGATCGCGCTGATCGAAAACCGCGGCGGCCAGCTCGTGATCACCAAACTGGCCGAATACTTCCAGCAGCAAGGCACCACCAGCGCCCACGAACTGATGGACCGCCACTTCGGCTTCGGCATGCGCTGGAAGACCGGCAGCAAATAAGCTGGCCATAACAAAGCCGGGGTCAGGTCTGACATTTGGACACGGCCTCAGCTTTCAAAGCCGGGGTCAGGTCTGACATTTGGACACGGCCTCAGCTTTAGCTAAAGTTCTAGGAAGCTACTAGGACAACTTCGCCAGCAAGCAAAAATTTAATCCGACGCTCGGTCAAGGTACGGTAGAGATCGTGTCCGAATGTCAGACCTGACCCCGGCTGTTTGCCAAGGTACAGTAGAGATCGTGTCCAAATGTCAGACCTGACCCCGGCTGTTTTGACCCCGGCTGTTTTTGACAGCTACCACGTGCAGCCGGTGCCAGTGATGGTATCGATGGCAAGCGGGATCAACAGCAGTAGGTTGGTCTCTGTGCCGCCGGCATACTTCTTCTGACAGTCCGGGTTCTTCGCCCTCTTGATCGCGCGCGCCAGATTAGTGTCATCGGCGCCGCGCAGTTGCTCCGCGGTGCGCACGCGTTCCAGTGCCGTTGGCACGCGCTCTTTTTCCACCTGCCGGGCCAGCCCGCGCAGCGACTCCATGTCCAGCTTTCCGGTTGACGCCGATGCAGGTGCCGTCGTCGTTTCGGCTGGCGTGGCCGTTGAGGTTTCCTCCGGCGCAGCGATGATCGTCATCGGCTCAGGGGACGCCGGCAGCGCACGCTGTGTGGCGATGCGGGGTGGCCGCACAACCTGGACAGAAACTGGTGGTGGCGGCGCGCTGCGCACCTGCGGCACTGGCGGCGGCTTCACCGGCGCGACGATGAAGGCAAATGCGATGTAATCGACCGGGGTGCTGACGTTGTCTGGTCGGGGACTGGCGTAGTGCACCAATGCGAGCACGAACAGCACGTGCGCCAGCACGATGAACGCGACGGACCCGGCGCGGCCCGTTGCGCCCTGCTCCTGCATCAGCATGGCATGCTGACAGTCGGGCGCATCCGGTCGACGTGCGCTGCCAGCAATGCAGGGCGGTCGAGATACAAGAACACGTACTGCGGCAGCCGCGTCGTTACTTGATGCAGCAGGATGTCGACCTGCGCGTGCTGGTGCAGTACCAGCACGCAGTTCGGCTTGTCGAATGGCGTTAGCACCAAGGTATCGTTGCGCGCTACACCATGCCGATGGCGCCACGTCTGCAGCAGCAGGTCGACCGGTTCGACGCGCGCGATTGCCGCCAAC
This window of the Oxalobacteraceae sp. CFBP 8761 genome carries:
- a CDS encoding HpcH/HpaI aldolase/citrate lyase family protein; translation: MAKSLGASLYVPANHKDLAEIANGDLIPQARSLIFCTEDAIADRELSYSLFNLSVVLANMRVDVAADRFVRVRNTEVLERVLAMPGADKLTGFVLPKITRHNFDNYYRLLRHTEHVLMPTLETAEAFDDQEMQGLRAVLEAPGVRHRILALRIGGNDLLALLGLRRPRGMTLYRTPLGPVISRLVTTFRPYGFMLTAPVFEYLDLPELLDQEVIEDLAHGMIGKTAIHPTQIAPIEQHFKVSPQDLAVARAILDQSAPAVFRMNDAMCEVATHRAWAERTVEQSRLFGFHGAELDHKPFLEGEPS
- a CDS encoding TerD family protein, whose protein sequence is MTTYSRGQKGKLADLGSGHVFNVDVEIAANGASVDVSCFGLDANDKLSDDRYMVFYNQLASPEGAVRLNQSPGRASFAVNLDQLPASIAKLVFVAAIDGAASMRTLGASSLTLGSALRFPWSGADFGDEKAVIVAELYRRDGQWRFGAVGQGFAGGLSTLLAHFGGAEAGSSAKPATPAPTPTPAPVATPAAPRVSLSKITLDKRGDKVSLDKRAGGGYGRIHVNLNWNQAAIAPPPAPSTPPPAAAARGGGFLDRLTSMAGDLAHKAGEMANKAQASRKGRTGIDLDLGCMYELTDGRRGLVQALGNTFGDYERDPFIKLDADDRTGAAANGENLFINGERFDQIKRAVIFSFIYEGAANWSVTNGVVTITAPGQAPVEVKLDGGDRQIMCAIALIENRGGQLVITKLAEYFQQQGTTSAHELMDRHFGFGMRWKTGSK